In a genomic window of Brassica rapa cultivar Chiifu-401-42 chromosome A10, CAAS_Brap_v3.01, whole genome shotgun sequence:
- the LOC103832740 gene encoding MADS-box protein AGL72 isoform X1 translates to MVRGKIQIKKIENTTSRQVTFSKRRKGLFKKAHELSVLCDAQVAAIIFSQKGRLYDFASSDIQKTIKRYAEYKTEYFVAESHPMEQYVQGLKKEMVTMVEKIEMLEVHNRKLMGQNLASCSVKELQEIATQIEKSLHIVRSRKAKLYGDEIEKLKAKERELKDERVRLCGRVGERPMGTPSSSKEKEDVETDLVIGFPKSRR, encoded by the exons ATGGTAAGAGGAAAGATCCAGATCAAGAAGATCGAGAACACTACAAGCAGACAAGTCACGTTCTCTAAGAGAAGGAAAGGTCTCTTTAAGAAGGCTCATGAGCTTTCTGTTCTTTGTGATGCCCAAGTCGCAGCAATAATCTTCTCTCAGAAGGGAAGATTATATGATTTCGCCAGCTCCGA TATCCAGAAGACGATCAAGCGATATGCCGAGTATAAGACAGAGTATTTCGTTGCAGAAAGTCACCCCATGGAGCAATACGTGCAG GGACTAAAGAAAGAAATGGTAACAATGGTGGAAAAGATTGAAATGCTTGAAGTGCATAACCG GAAGTTGATGGGGCAAAACCTGGCTTCTTGTTCGGTGAAAGAACTTCAAGAGATAGCCACACAGATAGAGAAAAGCCTTCATATTGTTAGATCAAGAAAG GCTAAGTTATATGGAGATGAAATAGAGAAACTAAAAGCTAAG GAGAGGGAGCTCAAGGACGAGAGAGTCAGGCTTTGTGGAAGG GTTGGAGAAAGACCAATGGGGACGCCATCAAGTAGCAAAGAGAAAGAGGATGTGGAAACGGACCTAGTTATCGGATTTCCGAAGAGCCGACGGTAA
- the LOC103832718 gene encoding MADS-box protein AGL71 isoform X1, whose translation MHFSEIFVIGFYFPHQFYSSVLYFSCANYSSSVKYCRKMVRGKIEIKKIENVTSRQVTFSKRRSGLFKKAHELSVLCDAQVAAIVFSQNGRLYEFSSSEMEKTIERYGDFSNEYFVLGRPQVQPYLEELKKEMDIMVKNIDLLEVQQRKLMGQGLGSCSVAELQEIDIQIEKSLRIVRSRKAELYADQLGKLKEMEIKVLDERRRLREKEIRERLLRPLLPVTLHTEKGEPEGGYRTKHSSEVETDLFIGLPVARP comes from the exons ATGCATTTCTCAGAAATTTTCGTTATAGGGTTTTACTTTCCACACCAGTTTTATTCTTCTGTTCTTTATTTTAGTTGTGCTAATTATTCCTCATCTGTAAAG TATTGTAGGAAGATGGTGAGAGGAAAGATCGAGATAAAGAAGATCGAAAACGTGACAAGCAGACAAGTCACGTTCTCAAAGCGAAGAAGTGGTCTATTTAAGAAGGCTCATGAGCTTTCAGTTCTATGCGATGCTCAAGTTGCCGCCATTGTCTTCTCTCAGAACGGAAGATTATATGAATTCTCTAGCTCCGA GATGGAGAAAACGATAGAAAGATATGGAGATTTTAGTAATGAGTACTTTGTGCTAGGGAGGCCCCAAGTACAACCATACCTGGAG GAGCTGAAGAAGGAAATGGATATAATGGTTAAGAACATTGATCTCCTTGAAGTTCAGCAACG GAAGTTAATGGGGCAAGGTTTGGGTTCGTGTTCAGTGGCAGAACTTCAAGAGATAGATATTCAGATTGAGAAAAGCCTTCGTATTGTAAGATCAAGAAAG GCTGAGTTATATGCAGATCAACTAGGAAAGCTAAAAGAAATG GAGATAAAAGTCTTGGACGAGAGAAGAAGGCTACGTGAAAAG GAAATCAGAGAGAGGTTGCTACGACCACTGCTGCCAGTAACATTACATACAGAGAAAGGTGAACCCGAAGGTGGTTACAGAACCAAACATTCATCAGAGGTCGAAACCGATCTATTTATTGGATTGCCTGTGGCTCGACCATAA
- the LOC103832718 gene encoding MADS-box protein AGL71 isoform X3 codes for MVRGKIEIKKIENVTSRQVTFSKRRSGLFKKAHELSVLCDAQVAAIVFSQNGRLYEFSSSEMEKTIERYGDFSNEYFVLGRPQVQPYLEELKKEMDIMVKNIDLLEVQQRKLMGQGLGSCSVAELQEIDIQIEKSLRIVRSRKAELYADQLGKLKEMEIKVLDERRRLREKEIRERLLRPLLPVTLHTEKGEPEGGYRTKHSSEVETDLFIGLPVARP; via the exons ATGGTGAGAGGAAAGATCGAGATAAAGAAGATCGAAAACGTGACAAGCAGACAAGTCACGTTCTCAAAGCGAAGAAGTGGTCTATTTAAGAAGGCTCATGAGCTTTCAGTTCTATGCGATGCTCAAGTTGCCGCCATTGTCTTCTCTCAGAACGGAAGATTATATGAATTCTCTAGCTCCGA GATGGAGAAAACGATAGAAAGATATGGAGATTTTAGTAATGAGTACTTTGTGCTAGGGAGGCCCCAAGTACAACCATACCTGGAG GAGCTGAAGAAGGAAATGGATATAATGGTTAAGAACATTGATCTCCTTGAAGTTCAGCAACG GAAGTTAATGGGGCAAGGTTTGGGTTCGTGTTCAGTGGCAGAACTTCAAGAGATAGATATTCAGATTGAGAAAAGCCTTCGTATTGTAAGATCAAGAAAG GCTGAGTTATATGCAGATCAACTAGGAAAGCTAAAAGAAATG GAGATAAAAGTCTTGGACGAGAGAAGAAGGCTACGTGAAAAG GAAATCAGAGAGAGGTTGCTACGACCACTGCTGCCAGTAACATTACATACAGAGAAAGGTGAACCCGAAGGTGGTTACAGAACCAAACATTCATCAGAGGTCGAAACCGATCTATTTATTGGATTGCCTGTGGCTCGACCATAA
- the LOC103832718 gene encoding MADS-box protein AGL71 isoform X2, translating to MHFSEIFVIGFYFPHQFYSSVLYFSCANYSSSVKYCRKMVRGKIEIKKIENVTSRQVTFSKRRSGLFKKAHELSVLCDAQVAAIVFSQNGRLYEFSSSEMEKTIERYGDFSNEYFVLGRPQVQPYLEELKKEMDIMVKNIDLLEVQQRKLMGQGLGSCSVAELQEIDIQIEKSLRIVRSRKEIKVLDERRRLREKEIRERLLRPLLPVTLHTEKGEPEGGYRTKHSSEVETDLFIGLPVARP from the exons ATGCATTTCTCAGAAATTTTCGTTATAGGGTTTTACTTTCCACACCAGTTTTATTCTTCTGTTCTTTATTTTAGTTGTGCTAATTATTCCTCATCTGTAAAG TATTGTAGGAAGATGGTGAGAGGAAAGATCGAGATAAAGAAGATCGAAAACGTGACAAGCAGACAAGTCACGTTCTCAAAGCGAAGAAGTGGTCTATTTAAGAAGGCTCATGAGCTTTCAGTTCTATGCGATGCTCAAGTTGCCGCCATTGTCTTCTCTCAGAACGGAAGATTATATGAATTCTCTAGCTCCGA GATGGAGAAAACGATAGAAAGATATGGAGATTTTAGTAATGAGTACTTTGTGCTAGGGAGGCCCCAAGTACAACCATACCTGGAG GAGCTGAAGAAGGAAATGGATATAATGGTTAAGAACATTGATCTCCTTGAAGTTCAGCAACG GAAGTTAATGGGGCAAGGTTTGGGTTCGTGTTCAGTGGCAGAACTTCAAGAGATAGATATTCAGATTGAGAAAAGCCTTCGTATTGTAAGATCAAGAAAG GAGATAAAAGTCTTGGACGAGAGAAGAAGGCTACGTGAAAAG GAAATCAGAGAGAGGTTGCTACGACCACTGCTGCCAGTAACATTACATACAGAGAAAGGTGAACCCGAAGGTGGTTACAGAACCAAACATTCATCAGAGGTCGAAACCGATCTATTTATTGGATTGCCTGTGGCTCGACCATAA
- the LOC103832740 gene encoding MADS-box protein AGL72 isoform X2 — translation MVRGKIQIKKIENTTSRQVTFSKRRKGLFKKAHELSVLCDAQVAAIIFSQKGRLYDFASSDIQKTIKRYAEYKTEYFVAESHPMEQYVQGLKKEMVTMVEKIEMLEVHNRKLMGQNLASCSVKELQEIATQIEKSLHIVRSRKERELKDERVRLCGRVGERPMGTPSSSKEKEDVETDLVIGFPKSRR, via the exons ATGGTAAGAGGAAAGATCCAGATCAAGAAGATCGAGAACACTACAAGCAGACAAGTCACGTTCTCTAAGAGAAGGAAAGGTCTCTTTAAGAAGGCTCATGAGCTTTCTGTTCTTTGTGATGCCCAAGTCGCAGCAATAATCTTCTCTCAGAAGGGAAGATTATATGATTTCGCCAGCTCCGA TATCCAGAAGACGATCAAGCGATATGCCGAGTATAAGACAGAGTATTTCGTTGCAGAAAGTCACCCCATGGAGCAATACGTGCAG GGACTAAAGAAAGAAATGGTAACAATGGTGGAAAAGATTGAAATGCTTGAAGTGCATAACCG GAAGTTGATGGGGCAAAACCTGGCTTCTTGTTCGGTGAAAGAACTTCAAGAGATAGCCACACAGATAGAGAAAAGCCTTCATATTGTTAGATCAAGAAAG GAGAGGGAGCTCAAGGACGAGAGAGTCAGGCTTTGTGGAAGG GTTGGAGAAAGACCAATGGGGACGCCATCAAGTAGCAAAGAGAAAGAGGATGTGGAAACGGACCTAGTTATCGGATTTCCGAAGAGCCGACGGTAA